The genomic segment GTGATTCTCAACACCGCTTATTCATACTATCGTTTTGATTTCACGTGTTGGTGGGCGGATGCTTTTTTGATCAAATCTTCCGATTTGCAAGAGCTAAAAGCCAAAGTGCATGAGCTTGCACCGCTTCGACTTGCGCCCAAACGCTTTATGCCGCAATTGTTGCCGTCATAACTAGATTGCGCTAGGTAACTCCATTCAGGAGGTTTTTCCCATGAAAAAAAATCTGTTTCTCATTCTGCTCGCAACGCTCTCGTTGGGCGTTGCCTGCAACAACGACAACAGCGCCAATCCACTCGATAACGGCTCCCGCGGCGGTTCCGGCTTCGGCGTGTCCGGCCTGCTCTTCGAGAACAATCTCGTGATGTGGGATCGCGAAAATCAAGGCTCGCGCAGCGAGTTGTTTCCGCAAATGTATTTCACCCGCGCCGACGCGGCGAATTTTCCCACCTGGAATTCGTTTCCCTCCGATAAAATGGCCTCCGGCGGTGTGCCGCGCGACGGCATTCCCGCACTGACCAATCCCAAGTTTGTTCCGGCTTCTTCTTCGGAAGCGAGTTACGTGCGCAACACCGATCTCGTTTTAGGCGCGGTGATCAACGGCGAAGCTAGAGCCTATCCGGAAAATATTTTGTGGTGGCACGAGATCGTCAATGATGAAATCGGCGGCCAAAGAGTGATGATGACGTTTTGCCCGCTCACCGGCACCGGCCTGTTCTTTCGCGCGCCCGATCGCGCTGCGAATGTCGATCGCCTCGAGCTGCTGCCCGTGGTCGAAACCACATGGGAAAAATGGAAAGAGTTGTATCCCGCCACCGTCGTCATTTCGCGGAACACGGGATTCAATCGCGATTACACCGCTTATCCTTACGGCAATTATCGCTCCGAGCAATCGCAGCCGCTCTTTCCGCTGCGCACGCGCAATTACGACACGCGCTTTCAACCGAAACACGTCGTGCTCGGCCTTATCGAAGGCGACGTGCAAAAAGCTTATCCCTTTTCGAAGCTGAACGGCAAGCCCGTGGTCAACGATCAAATCAATGGCCGCGACGTGGTGATCGTTTCGGATTTGTCCGCGAAGCTGGTGATTCCTTATGAGCGCAATGTGAACGGCCAGCTTCTGCTTTTCACTGCAACGAGCACGAGCTCTTTTCAGATGACGGATGACTTAACGGGCAGCGTGTGGAATATCAAAGGCGAGGCCGTGTCAGGTTCGCTCGCGGGCGCGAAGCTGAAGCAGGTGCCGGCGCATACTGCGTTCTGGTTTGCATGGTCGGTGTTTTGGCCGTCAACACAAATCTTCGAATAAAATGGCACCATGAAAAAATTACTGATCTTTGCTTTGATGATATTTGCTTTGCCGGTCGAGTCCTTTGCCGGCGCGTGGACATTGCCCAAGAAACGGTTGTGGCTCAAATCCGCGGTCTTTTATCAAGCCACCGATCTTCGCTTCTGCACGGAGCAAGATGCGCTCGCGTTGGCCTTTCGCGAGGCGGGTTGCACCGCGGCCGGGCATCGCGCGCCGTTCGCTCCGTTCGTTGGTGGCGAAAGCGAAGCGCTCGCGATTTTTACGGAGGCAAGATACGGTGTCGTCGATTGGCTCGAAGTGGGCGTGCAAATTCCTTTTTATCGTTTGCAATTCACCAATCTCGCCAACCCGCGACGACCGCGCAGCAACAATTTGGGCGACGTTCGCTTCTTCGCCAAGTATCGCGCGCTCGCGCAACCGGTGGTTGCGAGCCTTACCCTCGCGGCGAAAAGTCCAACCGGAAAATTCAATATCGATGCGGAAGCCGTGAATGTGAGTGAGGGCCAGTGGGATTTTGAAGTGCTCGGTGAAGTGGGCAAATCGTTTTGGCCGCTGCGAGGATATGCCGGTCTGGGCGTGGGTTATCGTGTTCGCACCGATAATCCGAGCTTCGATCAAACTCTGGCCGATGAGTTTATTCTGCAGGCCGAAGCGGGCTATGAATTTTTTTCGCGGGTGACCTTCAAGAGCAGCCTAGATTGGTTGCGCGGGCGAAGGCCGCTGCTCAAATTAAATGGCGCGCCGCTCTTGGAGCGTCGCGAGCTGCTCACAATATCGCCGACGCTAATCTACACGTTTCGTCACGGCTTGAATCTTGAAGCCTCTGCGCGTTTCCCGATTCACGGTCAGGATTTTCCCGCGGGAACTCAGTACATGGGCGCACTGTCCTACAGTATATCCTTCTCATAATCCGAACAAAACGGAGCCAAGAAACAGCCCTGGAGTTACCTAGAGATACACGGAAACGTTCACAGTTCCTTTCTGTGAATTTCCGTGTATCTCTGCCTGCCTAAGTCAACGACTTCACGACATAATAGTTGAACGGCGCTTTGACTTCCTTGAACCAATGCGGCGTGCCTTGGGGCACGATGATCACGTCGCCCTTCACCAGCTTGCGCGCTTCGCCGCCGTCAATGCTGGCGCCGCGAATTTCGCCGGGAGAAATCGCCTGGCCGTCGAGGACTTTGCCGCCGGTCACGAATGTGGCCGTGCCTTGCAGCACGTAGATGATGTCGGTTTCGTATTCGTGCACTTCGGCTTTGCCGGGGCCGTCGCGATGGCTCGCGTGAATTTTGTATTGGCTGTTTTCGAGCAACGGTTGTCCCTTTGCGAACGCGGCCGCCACGCTGGCGTTGTCAAAAAAAGTCACTGCGGAAGTTGCCGCGCCATTGGCGTTTCGGCTCAATGCCTGCGCCCCGGCAAGCGCAAGCTCCTCGTCCTATTGCGCGCTGGCGGCACCGCTCACGCCCACCGCACCGACGATCTGCCCGTCAATTTCAATCGGCACACCGCCCTGCAGAGGCGTGAAGTCATGCAGGGCCACCATCGGCGTGCGGCCTTCACGAATGATCTTCTCGAACACGCTGGTCGGGCGTTTGAAAATCGCGGCCGTGCGCGCTTTGCCAATGGAAATGAGGCCACCGGCGGCAAAGGTGCCGTCCAGCCGCTCGACCGCGATGAGATTGCCGCCGTCATCCACCACGGCAATCACACCGCCGGGCGCATTCACTTGCCGGGCCTGGGCAAGCGCGGCGGCGATGACTTTTTTCGCGCCCGCCAGCGTCAGCGTCTGCTTCGGCAGCGTTGATTGCGCCTGGCCGCTGGTTGCGAGGAAAGCAGCCAGCAGCGCCGCTACGGTTGTTACAAGTGTTTTCACGAATGAACCTCCTTGCAAGTATTCGGTGACATCCCTCAACGGGCGCCTGGACTGCAGTCGAATCGTTGCGTGGCCTTCCGGTGTTCCATCGACCGGATCACCGGAAGCAAGCGATGAACCCGAATCCGGCCAAACGCTCGCGTTCAACAACCGGCCGGTTGATCAAGCGCAGGCCCGGTTTCGCACGCAGATCAAAGCAGCAGCGGGCGAAGCGCTCAACCAACCGGCCGGCCAACAACAGCGACAGCGACAGGTTACTTCATCACGGGCTTGGCAAAGGAAGCTTCGCCCAACAGCACTTCGGCCCAGGCACACCAAATTTGCACCTTGGCAACGTCCTTCACATAGGCCGGAACCACGAGGGTATTGTTGTATTTGTCCTCTTTGATCTTCAAGCGATTGAGCAAATACACGTTGCCCTTGGAATCGACCAATTGCCAATGCGGCGCGGGCGTATCCGGAACCACGAAATCATCCGACAACGTCAACACCAGCTTGCCGCCTTCCTTGCTGGCGATGGCAAAGCCGGTATTGGCCTTCACGCCGGCAAACGGCGAGCTTTTGGTCATGTCGTTGGCAAAACCCGCCGCCACCGTCAACACCAGCGCCGCGGCCCAGGCAGAACGCAACACGTTGCGAGGCATTTGAAACCTCCAATGAATGAGTGAGAATGATGAGATACTGATGATCTCGTTGATTGATGATTCAGCCAGAAGATGAGAGGCCTTTTTGTGCCTCCCTTTGCTTTTTGTCGTCCCGTCCTTGTGAAAAGCTATTGCAGACTGCTGCCGGCCGGGGGCTGGGACCGCTCATTCCAAGCGTGCCGTGCATTATCCGGGCGGCTTGCCGCAGAAGATGCACCGTTTCACGTTTTGATGATGCAGCTTGGCGCACGCCCGCGGCGGCGAGCCTTTTGTTATCAAATACACTTGCGCCGCCGCCAGCATGCCGAGCAAGGGAGCAGTGAAGTAGATCCACCACGCCGTCCAAACCTGCGCGGGCAATGCCGAGCCCAACGTGCGCGCCGGATTCATGCTCATGCCCGAGAACGGCGCCTCGAAGGTGATGTAGGCCGCGATCAACGCGCCGGCGCACAGGCCTGTGCGCGACGCATAGCGCGCATGATTGGAGACGAGCAGCACCACGCTCATCAGAATGAAGGTGATCAGGCTCTCCGCAACGAAGGCGAGCGCGATACCTGCTGTGCCCGGCACCGTGACGACATAATTGACGTTCGGATGCGCCAGGCGCACACCCAACACCTGCGACATGAGCAGCACGCCCGCCAGCCCGCCAGCGAACTGGGCTATGATATAAAAGAACGCATCGTACCCCTTGAGTTTGCCCAGGCGATAAAACGTCAGCGTAAACGAGGGATTGAGATGCGCGCCGGACTGTTTGCCCCACGGTGAATAAACCAGAGCAATCGCCGTCAGTCCCATGGCCAGGCCCATCACTGCGCGCCGCACGAACGCGCTGTCAATCGCCTGCCGCACTGGCGAAGCCGGATGCTCCAGCAGCGCCCCAAAACCGCAAGCCGAAACCATGAACAATCCCAGCCCGGCGGCCTCCATCAAATATTCCGGCCAGTGTTTCTTCAGCACAGCGAACATGGTATTCCTTCCGGCAAGCGGATAATCACAATCGGCACGGCGCTGCGGCCGTGCGTTTTAGTTGGACTCGCCGCTTTGTCGCCGCGCGGCGGATTTCCTTACCACGCGCCGGCGAGGGGCCGCATCGCCACGCCTGCGCCAGCGATGTAAGGATTGGGCGTGCATCACGACCAAACAACAAATTCAATTTGGCAAAAGAACCTCAACACTCGCGCAATGCTATGAACTCAGTCAGGCCTGTTCGTATCGTCATTCTCGGCGGTGGCTTTGGCGGGCTGTACACTGCCCGCTATCTGGACAAAATGCTGGCGCGTGATCCCGGCGTGGAAGTGACGCTGATCAATAAAGAGAATTATTTTCTGTTCACGCCCATGCTGCATGAAGTCGCTGCCAGCGATCTCGACCTCACGCACATCGTGAATCCCATCCGCAAGCTGCTCGAGCGGGTGCGTTTCTTCGACGGCGAGGTGGAAGCGATCGATCTGGTGAAGAAGCGGGTGATCGTGTCTCACGGCCTCGCCGGGTCCGGCCATGATCATGAATTGGAATACGACCATCTCGTCCTGGCGCTCGGCTCGCTTACCAACTTCTTCAACCTGCCCGGCCTGGCGGAGCGCGCGTTGACCATGAAGTCGCTGGGTGACGCCATTCATCTGCGCAATCGCTTGATCGAGAATCTCGAGGAATCGGATTTTGAATGCGCATTGAACCGGCGCGATCATCTGCTCACCGTGGTGGTGGCGGGCGGCGGTTTTGCCGGAGTGGAAACGATTGCCGGCGTGAATGACTTTCTGCGCGAGGCGGTCGCGTTTTATCCGTATCTCAAGGAGGAATACCTCCGCACGGTTCTGGTGCATCCCGGCGGGGTGATCCTGCCGGAATTGGGCGAACAACTCGGCCGCTATGCCCAGGAGAAGTTGCGGCAGCGCCAGGTCGAAATTCGCACCAACACGCGCGTGCAGGGAATTTCGGACCGCGGCGTGGAGCTCAGCGATGGCGCCTTGATCAAGGCGAATATCTTGGTGTGGACGGCCGGCACTTCGCCTCACCCGTTGCTCGCAAAGTTGCCGTGCCGACTGGAGAAGG from the Cytophagia bacterium CHB2 genome contains:
- a CDS encoding heme-binding protein; translated protein: MLNASVWPDSGSSLASGDPVDGTPEGHATIRLQSRRPLRDVTEYLQGGSFVKTLVTTVAALLAAFLATSGQAQSTLPKQTLTLAGAKKVIAAALAQARQVNAPGGVIAVVDDGGNLIAVERLDGTFAAGGLISIGKARTAAIFKRPTSVFEKIIREGRTPMVALHDFTPLQGGVPIEIDGQIVGAVGVSGAASAQ
- a CDS encoding cupin domain-containing protein; translation: MSRNANGAATSAVTFFDNASVAAAFAKGQPLLENSQYKIHASHRDGPGKAEVHEYETDIIYVLQGTATFVTGGKVLDGQAISPGEIRGASIDGGEARKLVKGDVIIVPQGTPHWFKEVKAPFNYYVVKSLT
- a CDS encoding DUF3179 domain-containing protein, which codes for MKKNLFLILLATLSLGVACNNDNSANPLDNGSRGGSGFGVSGLLFENNLVMWDRENQGSRSELFPQMYFTRADAANFPTWNSFPSDKMASGGVPRDGIPALTNPKFVPASSSEASYVRNTDLVLGAVINGEARAYPENILWWHEIVNDEIGGQRVMMTFCPLTGTGLFFRAPDRAANVDRLELLPVVETTWEKWKELYPATVVISRNTGFNRDYTAYPYGNYRSEQSQPLFPLRTRNYDTRFQPKHVVLGLIEGDVQKAYPFSKLNGKPVVNDQINGRDVVIVSDLSAKLVIPYERNVNGQLLLFTATSTSSFQMTDDLTGSVWNIKGEAVSGSLAGAKLKQVPAHTAFWFAWSVFWPSTQIFE
- a CDS encoding transporter, whose product is MKKLLIFALMIFALPVESFAGAWTLPKKRLWLKSAVFYQATDLRFCTEQDALALAFREAGCTAAGHRAPFAPFVGGESEALAIFTEARYGVVDWLEVGVQIPFYRLQFTNLANPRRPRSNNLGDVRFFAKYRALAQPVVASLTLAAKSPTGKFNIDAEAVNVSEGQWDFEVLGEVGKSFWPLRGYAGLGVGYRVRTDNPSFDQTLADEFILQAEAGYEFFSRVTFKSSLDWLRGRRPLLKLNGAPLLERRELLTISPTLIYTFRHGLNLEASARFPIHGQDFPAGTQYMGALSYSISFS
- a CDS encoding NAD(P)/FAD-dependent oxidoreductase — encoded protein: MNSVRPVRIVILGGGFGGLYTARYLDKMLARDPGVEVTLINKENYFLFTPMLHEVAASDLDLTHIVNPIRKLLERVRFFDGEVEAIDLVKKRVIVSHGLAGSGHDHELEYDHLVLALGSLTNFFNLPGLAERALTMKSLGDAIHLRNRLIENLEESDFECALNRRDHLLTVVVAGGGFAGVETIAGVNDFLREAVAFYPYLKEEYLRTVLVHPGGVILPELGEQLGRYAQEKLRQRQVEIRTNTRVQGISDRGVELSDGALIKANILVWTAGTSPHPLLAKLPCRLEKGRVMVNAFLEVPGWSGVWALGDCAVVPDPEGKPYPPTAQHAIRQGRVLAQNITAAVRGGRKRPFVFKTIGQLAAIGRRTGVARIFGFNFSGFLAWWMWRTIYLSKLPRWEKRIRVALDWTLDLFFSKDLVQFETLRAPAVSHQHEDGQPARNGQTVAEPASLATLPGR
- a CDS encoding aquaporin family protein encodes the protein MFAVLKKHWPEYLMEAAGLGLFMVSACGFGALLEHPASPVRQAIDSAFVRRAVMGLAMGLTAIALVYSPWGKQSGAHLNPSFTLTFYRLGKLKGYDAFFYIIAQFAGGLAGVLLMSQVLGVRLAHPNVNYVVTVPGTAGIALAFVAESLITFILMSVVLLVSNHARYASRTGLCAGALIAAYITFEAPFSGMSMNPARTLGSALPAQVWTAWWIYFTAPLLGMLAAAQVYLITKGSPPRACAKLHHQNVKRCIFCGKPPG